A single region of the Mercenaria mercenaria strain notata chromosome 6, MADL_Memer_1, whole genome shotgun sequence genome encodes:
- the LOC123548442 gene encoding uncharacterized protein LOC123548442 isoform X3, with protein MYRMPVSKEAQPEVKISSEYELCVKTPQESKACYITGMVLLSPSKLILADNRNSSIKMVDLNNSSIADRLPLDTQPWDITLVTGDLLAVTLPNKASVQFMSVSSNKLSLGETLKVDGRCHGISYFQEKLVLTRSYPGKQCLQFIDLKGMVLKKYIKISDSEMPCNVTSNNHYIYVSDAEGAVLRLDGEGEQIGGKYDGLNQPRSLATLEDEESILVCEYGNG; from the exons at GTACAGGATGCCTGTATCAAAAGAAGCACAACCGGAAGTTAAAATCTCGTCAGAGTATGAACTCTGTGTAAAGACACCACAAGAAAGCAAAGCCTGCTATATAACCGGAATGGTTCTCCTTTCACCTTCAAAATTAATTCTCGCTGACAACAGAAACAGTTCAATCAAAATGGTTGATCTGAACAACAGTTCCATAGCTGATCGGTTACCACTAGATACTCAACCCTGGGATATCACCTTAGTAACCGGTGACCTACTTGCTGTCACGCTCCCTAACAAGGCTTCAGTCCAGTTCATGTCTGTCTCTTCAAACAAACTTTCACTCGGTGAAACGCTGAAGGTTGATGGAAGATGCCATGGTATAAGTTATTTCCAGGAAAAACTTGTACTTACACGTTCCTATCCTGGGAAACAGTGCCTGCAATTTATTGATTTGAAAGGAATGgtgttgaaaaaatatataaaaatctcaGATTCTGAAATGCCATGTAATGTTACATCCAACAACCACTATATTTATGTATCTGACGCAGAGGGTGCAGTTTTACGGTTGGACGGCGAAGGTGAACAAATAGGAGGAAAGTATGATGGATTGAATCAGCCAAGATCTTTAGCTACACTAGAGGATGAAGAATCTATTTTAGTGTGTGAATATGGAAATG GGTGA
- the LOC123548442 gene encoding uncharacterized protein LOC123548442 isoform X1, translated as MYRMPVSKEAQPEVKISSEYELCVKTPQESKACYITGMVLLSPSKLILADNRNSSIKMVDLNNSSIADRLPLDTQPWDITLVTGDLLAVTLPNKASVQFMSVSSNKLSLGETLKVDGRCHGISYFQEKLVLTRSYPGKQCLQFIDLKGMVLKKYIKISDSEMPCNVTSNNHYIYVSDAEGAVLRLDGEGEQIGGKYDGLNQPRSLATLEDEESILVCEYGNGKIQNISCDLTRASAWLEGLTSPWGICWCGTSRKLYVSYAKNDETYDNVVHIYKKL; from the exons at GTACAGGATGCCTGTATCAAAAGAAGCACAACCGGAAGTTAAAATCTCGTCAGAGTATGAACTCTGTGTAAAGACACCACAAGAAAGCAAAGCCTGCTATATAACCGGAATGGTTCTCCTTTCACCTTCAAAATTAATTCTCGCTGACAACAGAAACAGTTCAATCAAAATGGTTGATCTGAACAACAGTTCCATAGCTGATCGGTTACCACTAGATACTCAACCCTGGGATATCACCTTAGTAACCGGTGACCTACTTGCTGTCACGCTCCCTAACAAGGCTTCAGTCCAGTTCATGTCTGTCTCTTCAAACAAACTTTCACTCGGTGAAACGCTGAAGGTTGATGGAAGATGCCATGGTATAAGTTATTTCCAGGAAAAACTTGTACTTACACGTTCCTATCCTGGGAAACAGTGCCTGCAATTTATTGATTTGAAAGGAATGgtgttgaaaaaatatataaaaatctcaGATTCTGAAATGCCATGTAATGTTACATCCAACAACCACTATATTTATGTATCTGACGCAGAGGGTGCAGTTTTACGGTTGGACGGCGAAGGTGAACAAATAGGAGGAAAGTATGATGGATTGAATCAGCCAAGATCTTTAGCTACACTAGAGGATGAAGAATCTATTTTAGTGTGTGAATATGGAAATGGTAAGATACAAAATATATCTTGTGACTTGACTAGGGCCAGTGCTTGGTTGGAGGGTCTGACATCGCCTTGGGGTATATGTTGGTGTGGTACAAGCAGAAAATTGTACGTCAGTTATGCCAAAAATGACGAAACATATGACAATGTTGTTCATATTTACAAAAAGCTGTAA
- the LOC123548442 gene encoding uncharacterized protein LOC123548442 isoform X2, with product MPVSKEAQPEVKISSEYELCVKTPQESKACYITGMVLLSPSKLILADNRNSSIKMVDLNNSSIADRLPLDTQPWDITLVTGDLLAVTLPNKASVQFMSVSSNKLSLGETLKVDGRCHGISYFQEKLVLTRSYPGKQCLQFIDLKGMVLKKYIKISDSEMPCNVTSNNHYIYVSDAEGAVLRLDGEGEQIGGKYDGLNQPRSLATLEDEESILVCEYGNGKIQNISCDLTRASAWLEGLTSPWGICWCGTSRKLYVSYAKNDETYDNVVHIYKKL from the coding sequence ATGCCTGTATCAAAAGAAGCACAACCGGAAGTTAAAATCTCGTCAGAGTATGAACTCTGTGTAAAGACACCACAAGAAAGCAAAGCCTGCTATATAACCGGAATGGTTCTCCTTTCACCTTCAAAATTAATTCTCGCTGACAACAGAAACAGTTCAATCAAAATGGTTGATCTGAACAACAGTTCCATAGCTGATCGGTTACCACTAGATACTCAACCCTGGGATATCACCTTAGTAACCGGTGACCTACTTGCTGTCACGCTCCCTAACAAGGCTTCAGTCCAGTTCATGTCTGTCTCTTCAAACAAACTTTCACTCGGTGAAACGCTGAAGGTTGATGGAAGATGCCATGGTATAAGTTATTTCCAGGAAAAACTTGTACTTACACGTTCCTATCCTGGGAAACAGTGCCTGCAATTTATTGATTTGAAAGGAATGgtgttgaaaaaatatataaaaatctcaGATTCTGAAATGCCATGTAATGTTACATCCAACAACCACTATATTTATGTATCTGACGCAGAGGGTGCAGTTTTACGGTTGGACGGCGAAGGTGAACAAATAGGAGGAAAGTATGATGGATTGAATCAGCCAAGATCTTTAGCTACACTAGAGGATGAAGAATCTATTTTAGTGTGTGAATATGGAAATGGTAAGATACAAAATATATCTTGTGACTTGACTAGGGCCAGTGCTTGGTTGGAGGGTCTGACATCGCCTTGGGGTATATGTTGGTGTGGTACAAGCAGAAAATTGTACGTCAGTTATGCCAAAAATGACGAAACATATGACAATGTTGTTCATATTTACAAAAAGCTGTAA
- the LOC128557883 gene encoding sodium-dependent dopamine transporter-like, whose amino-acid sequence MREMTGRGVPLIFKIAWCVTTPILLVVTLGFTVYTYAPPSYGDYEYEPWAISLGWCIAAASLVPIPVYLTYRLYKTPGSILERFRVNLRPNEKWGPPKELTKPEIISPEKLWGTDSTGQDAVGTDVSKSSIEKGGLDNPAFQTRL is encoded by the exons ATGAGAGAGATGACAGGAAGAGGGGTACCACTGATATTTAAAATTGCATGGTGTGTTACAACTCCTATACTCCTGGTG GTCACCCTAGGTTTCACTGTGTATACATATGCACCACCTTCGTATGGTGACTACGAGTATGAACCATGGGCTATTAGCCTAGGCTGGTGTATAGCCGCGGCATCATTAGTCCCAATACCCGTCTACTTAACCTATCGACTCTACAAAACACCCGGATCAATTCTTGAG agaTTTAGAGTGAATCTACGTCCTAATGAAAAATGGGGTCCACCAAAGGAATTAACAAAACCAGAAATCATTTCTCCGGAGAAACTATGGGGAACCGACTCTACCGGACAAGACGCTGTCGGAACGGATGTTTCAAAGTCTTCGATAGAAAAAGGCGGATTGGATAATCCCGCATTTCAAACAAGACTCTGA